A genomic segment from Neobacillus sp. YX16 encodes:
- the spoVS gene encoding stage V sporulation protein SpoVS: MEILKVSAKSNPNSVAGALAGVLRERGAAEIQAIGAGALNQAVKAVAIARGFVAPSGVDLICIPAFTDIKIDGEERTAIKLIVEPR; encoded by the coding sequence ATGGAAATATTAAAAGTTTCAGCAAAATCTAATCCTAATTCTGTAGCTGGTGCACTTGCTGGAGTTCTGCGTGAAAGAGGTGCAGCAGAAATACAGGCGATTGGTGCAGGTGCATTGAATCAAGCTGTTAAGGCAGTAGCGATTGCAAGAGGATTTGTAGCACCTAGCGGAGTAGATTTGATTTGCATCCCTGCGTTCACTGACATTAAGATTGATGGTGAAGAACGCACGGCTATAAAGCTTATTGTTGAACCAAGATGA
- a CDS encoding RicAFT regulatory complex protein RicA family protein: MAKFTKDDIIARAQELARMIAETEEVDFFKRAEAQIHVNAKVSTLISDIKGLQKQAVNLQHYGKPEALKKVEDKIASIEQELDNIPVVQEFKQSQIDVNELLQLIATTISNKVTDVVIESTGGDVLKGETGASVSNGGSCGNHDDHDHNH; this comes from the coding sequence GTGGCTAAATTTACAAAAGACGATATCATCGCTCGTGCCCAAGAATTAGCACGTATGATTGCGGAAACAGAGGAAGTTGATTTCTTTAAACGAGCAGAAGCACAGATTCACGTAAACGCAAAAGTTAGTACGCTAATTTCTGATATAAAGGGTTTGCAAAAGCAGGCAGTTAATTTACAGCATTACGGTAAGCCAGAAGCATTGAAAAAGGTGGAAGACAAAATTGCTTCCATTGAACAGGAACTAGACAATATTCCGGTTGTTCAAGAGTTTAAGCAATCTCAAATTGATGTAAATGAATTGCTTCAGTTAATTGCCACAACGATCTCAAATAAAGTAACAGATGTCGTTATTGAATCAACAGGTGGAGATGTATTAAAAGGTGAAACCGGTGCAAGTGTAAGTAATGGCGGGTCTTGCGGAAATCATGACGACCATGACCACAATCATTAA
- a CDS encoding 2-oxoacid:ferredoxin oxidoreductase subunit beta: MATFKDFRNNVKPNWCPGCGDFSVQAAMQRAAANVGLEPENLAVISGIGCSGRISGYINSYGFHGIHGRSLPIAQGVKMANRDLTVIASGGDGDGFAIGMGHTIHAIRRNVDITYIVMDNQIYGLTKGQTSPRSATGFKTKSSPLGSIEQPISPMEMALTAGATFVAQSFSTDLKDLTALIEAGIKHKGFSLINVYSPCVTYNKVNTYDWFKENLTKLSDIEGYDPSNRENAMQTLMKHNGLVTGLIYQNTERKSYQELINNYSETPLAKADLNLDQGYFDKLVNEFM; the protein is encoded by the coding sequence ATGGCCACTTTTAAAGACTTTAGAAATAATGTAAAACCGAACTGGTGCCCTGGCTGTGGCGACTTCTCTGTACAAGCGGCAATGCAACGTGCAGCAGCAAATGTAGGTCTTGAGCCTGAAAACTTAGCTGTTATTTCTGGTATCGGATGTTCTGGTCGTATCTCTGGTTATATTAATTCATATGGCTTCCATGGAATTCATGGCCGTTCATTACCAATCGCTCAAGGTGTAAAAATGGCAAACCGTGATTTAACAGTTATCGCTTCCGGCGGTGACGGTGACGGCTTTGCAATCGGTATGGGACATACCATTCATGCGATCCGTCGTAATGTAGATATCACCTACATTGTTATGGATAACCAAATCTATGGTTTAACAAAAGGACAAACGTCTCCACGTTCAGCTACCGGCTTTAAAACGAAATCATCGCCGCTAGGTTCGATTGAACAACCGATTTCACCAATGGAGATGGCGTTAACTGCAGGGGCAACATTTGTTGCACAAAGTTTCTCTACAGATTTAAAAGACCTAACTGCATTAATTGAAGCAGGCATTAAGCATAAAGGGTTCTCTTTAATTAACGTTTACAGTCCTTGTGTAACCTATAATAAGGTCAACACTTATGATTGGTTTAAAGAAAATCTTACGAAGTTAAGTGATATTGAAGGATATGATCCTTCAAACCGTGAAAACGCTATGCAGACATTGATGAAGCATAATGGTTTAGTTACTGGTTTGATTTATCAAAACACAGAACGTAAATCCTACCAGGAATTGATTAATAATTACTCTGAAACTCCATTAGCAAAAGCTGATCTTAACCTTGATCAAGGATACTTTGATAAATTAGTTAACGAATTTATGTAA
- the pgsA gene encoding CDP-diacylglycerol--glycerol-3-phosphate 3-phosphatidyltransferase — protein sequence MNVPNQITISRILLIPIFLIIMLAPFEWGNMHLLGVDLPVTHFVGALIFIFASSTDWVDGYYARKYNLVTNMGKFLDPLADKLLVSAALVVLVDLGYAASWIVIAIISREFAVTGLRLLLVEGGEVVAANNLGKIKTWAQIIAISALLLHNIIFEMIGFPFDDVALWVALIFTVWSGWDYFSKNMHVFKNSK from the coding sequence ATGAATGTACCAAATCAAATAACGATATCAAGAATACTTTTAATTCCAATTTTCTTGATTATTATGCTTGCCCCCTTTGAGTGGGGAAATATGCATCTACTGGGAGTTGACCTTCCGGTAACTCATTTTGTTGGAGCATTAATTTTTATTTTTGCTTCTTCTACTGATTGGGTAGACGGCTATTATGCCCGAAAATATAATCTTGTTACAAATATGGGGAAATTCCTCGATCCGCTTGCCGATAAATTACTCGTCTCTGCTGCGCTGGTTGTCCTTGTTGATCTTGGATATGCAGCCTCATGGATTGTGATTGCAATCATAAGCAGAGAATTTGCTGTCACAGGTCTTCGTCTGTTGCTAGTTGAGGGTGGAGAAGTTGTAGCCGCCAATAATCTCGGGAAAATCAAAACCTGGGCACAAATTATCGCTATTTCAGCACTATTATTACATAATATTATTTTTGAAATGATTGGATTTCCATTTGATGATGTAGCATTATGGGTTGCATTGATTTTTACTGTCTGGTCTGGATGGGATTATTTTTCAAAGAATATGCATGTTTTCAAAAATTCTAAATAG
- a CDS encoding competence/damage-inducible protein A, whose translation MNAEIIAVGSELLLGQIVNSNARFLSQQLAGLGINVFFHTVVGDNPDRLRSAIEIAEKRSNLIIFTGGLGPTKDDLTKETIARHLGKNLIMDQEALESIELYFKKGNRVMTENNKKQAIVLEDSTILPNNHGMAPGMMVDIGDHIYMLLPGPPKEMEPMFLQFGTAALSKQVKTDEKIVSRVLRFFGIGEASLETEIIDLIEQQTNPTIAPLAADGECTLRLTAKHQDMQTAELMLDEAEGKINDRVGQYLYGYDNTSLVAELMKVLKEKQLTISAAESLTGGLFQQELTSFPGVSSVFKGGVVCYTNEVKEKVLGVKKETIESFGVVSHECAKELAENVAELVSADIGISFTGVAGPDELEGKPVGTVYIGISIKGKQSVVEKLELGGSRETNRTRSVKYGCYYLIKHLQESQKAN comes from the coding sequence ATGAATGCAGAAATTATTGCAGTTGGTTCTGAATTACTGCTAGGTCAAATCGTTAATAGTAATGCACGATTTCTATCGCAACAACTTGCTGGACTAGGCATAAATGTTTTTTTTCATACAGTAGTTGGTGATAATCCTGACCGATTAAGGTCTGCGATAGAGATCGCAGAAAAGCGCTCTAATTTGATTATTTTTACCGGCGGGCTTGGACCGACAAAAGATGATTTAACGAAAGAAACAATTGCTCGCCATTTGGGGAAAAATCTCATTATGGATCAAGAGGCACTAGAATCTATTGAACTTTATTTTAAAAAGGGAAATAGGGTAATGACTGAAAATAATAAGAAGCAGGCTATTGTTTTAGAGGATTCTACTATCCTGCCAAATAATCATGGGATGGCTCCTGGCATGATGGTCGATATTGGCGATCATATTTATATGCTTTTGCCTGGACCACCGAAAGAAATGGAGCCTATGTTTTTACAATTTGGAACAGCCGCTCTATCAAAACAAGTAAAAACGGATGAGAAAATAGTTTCTAGAGTTTTAAGGTTCTTTGGAATCGGAGAGGCTTCGTTAGAAACTGAAATCATTGATTTAATAGAACAGCAAACCAATCCAACAATTGCCCCGCTTGCTGCAGACGGAGAATGTACCTTACGGCTTACTGCGAAGCATCAAGATATGCAAACAGCAGAGTTAATGCTGGATGAAGCAGAGGGGAAAATTAACGATCGTGTAGGACAGTACTTATATGGGTATGACAATACTTCTTTGGTAGCTGAACTAATGAAAGTTTTAAAAGAAAAACAATTAACAATCTCAGCGGCAGAGAGCTTAACAGGAGGGTTGTTTCAACAAGAACTAACTAGTTTTCCAGGTGTAAGTTCGGTCTTTAAGGGTGGAGTTGTTTGTTACACGAATGAGGTTAAGGAGAAAGTCTTAGGAGTTAAAAAGGAAACAATTGAAAGTTTTGGCGTAGTAAGTCATGAGTGTGCTAAAGAGCTGGCTGAAAATGTTGCGGAATTAGTATCTGCTGATATAGGAATTAGTTTCACTGGTGTTGCTGGCCCTGACGAGCTTGAAGGAAAGCCTGTAGGAACCGTCTATATTGGTATTTCGATTAAAGGGAAACAATCAGTGGTTGAAAAGCTGGAACTTGGCGGTTCGAGGGAAACAAACCGGACCCGTTCAGTAAAATACGGCTGCTATTATTTAATAAAGCATTTGCAAGAATCACAGAAAGCTAACTAA
- the miaB gene encoding tRNA (N6-isopentenyl adenosine(37)-C2)-methylthiotransferase MiaB: MNEKQRIDAQQIEAANSSDKKSAKDYSKYFEQVITAPSLKDAKKRGKEEVKYHNDFSIPEEFRGMGEGRKFYIRTYGCQMNEHDTEVMAGIFLALGYEPTDSTEDANVILLNTCAIRENAENKVFGELGHLKHLKLEKPDLLIGVCGCMSQEESVVNKILKTYNQVDMIFGTHNIHRLPNILHEAYMSKEMVVEVWSKEGDVIENLPKVRRGNIKAWVNIMYGCDKFCTYCIVPFTRGKERSRRPEEIIQEVRHLAAQGYQEVTLLGQNVNAYGKDLEGVNYGLGELMDELRKIDIPRIRFMTSHPRDFDDHLIEVLAKGGNLMDHIHLPVQSGSTDVLKIMARKYTREQYLELVRKIKAAIPNVALTTDIIVGYPNETDEQFEETMSLYREVGYELAYTFIYSPREGTPAAKMQDNVPMEVKKERLQRLNALVNEMSAEAMKKHKGQIVEVLVEGESKNNPEVLAGYTSKSKLVNFAAPKSAIGKIVKVRITDAKTWSLNGEMVEELEPVEVK; this comes from the coding sequence ATGAATGAAAAACAACGTATAGATGCTCAACAAATCGAAGCTGCTAATTCTTCGGACAAAAAATCCGCCAAGGATTACAGTAAGTACTTTGAGCAGGTAATTACTGCACCTTCATTAAAAGACGCTAAAAAGCGTGGAAAAGAAGAAGTAAAGTATCATAACGATTTCTCTATTCCAGAAGAATTTCGTGGTATGGGAGAAGGCCGTAAGTTTTATATCCGTACCTATGGCTGCCAAATGAATGAACATGATACCGAAGTAATGGCAGGAATCTTTTTGGCTCTAGGATATGAACCTACAGATTCAACCGAGGATGCCAATGTTATTCTTTTAAATACATGTGCAATTCGTGAAAATGCAGAAAACAAAGTGTTCGGTGAACTAGGACATTTAAAGCATTTGAAGTTGGAAAAGCCAGATTTACTTATAGGTGTATGTGGATGTATGTCTCAAGAAGAATCTGTGGTTAATAAGATTCTAAAAACCTATAATCAAGTAGACATGATATTTGGCACACATAACATTCACCGTTTGCCAAATATTTTACATGAAGCATACATGTCAAAGGAAATGGTTGTTGAAGTATGGTCCAAAGAAGGGGACGTTATTGAGAACCTTCCAAAGGTAAGACGCGGAAATATAAAGGCATGGGTTAACATTATGTACGGCTGCGACAAATTTTGTACCTATTGTATTGTTCCATTTACACGCGGTAAAGAGCGAAGCCGTCGTCCTGAAGAGATTATCCAAGAAGTCCGTCATTTAGCTGCACAAGGCTATCAGGAAGTTACACTCTTGGGCCAAAATGTAAATGCGTATGGGAAAGATTTAGAGGGTGTGAACTATGGTCTAGGTGAACTTATGGACGAATTACGGAAGATAGATATTCCGCGTATTCGTTTTATGACAAGTCATCCACGTGATTTTGATGACCATTTGATTGAAGTTCTTGCAAAAGGCGGCAATTTAATGGATCATATCCACCTTCCTGTTCAATCCGGGTCTACTGATGTATTAAAGATTATGGCTCGTAAATATACTAGAGAACAATATCTAGAACTGGTACGCAAGATTAAAGCAGCGATTCCAAACGTTGCATTAACTACTGATATTATTGTTGGTTATCCAAATGAAACGGATGAACAATTTGAAGAAACAATGTCTTTATATCGTGAAGTGGGCTACGAACTAGCGTATACGTTCATATATTCACCTCGTGAGGGTACCCCTGCTGCAAAAATGCAGGATAATGTTCCAATGGAGGTAAAGAAGGAACGTTTACAGCGTTTAAATGCTTTAGTTAACGAGATGTCTGCTGAGGCAATGAAGAAACATAAAGGCCAAATTGTCGAAGTTCTTGTCGAAGGGGAAAGCAAGAATAATCCTGAAGTACTTGCAGGATACACGTCTAAAAGCAAGCTTGTTAATTTTGCTGCACCTAAATCAGCGATTGGTAAAATTGTTAAGGTGAGAATTACCGATGCAAAAACATGGTCATTAAACGGAGAAATGGTGGAAGAATTAGAACCAGTAGAGGTGAAGTAA
- the recA gene encoding recombinase RecA, with the protein MTDRKAALEMALKQIEKQFGKGSIMKMGEKTDTRILTSPSGSLALDSALGVGGYPRGRIIEIYGPESSGKTTVALHAIAEVQAAGGQAAFIDAEHALDPAYAQKLGVNIDELLLSQPDTGEQALEIAEALVRSGAIDILVVDSVAALVPKAEIEGEMGDSHMGLQARLMSQALRKLSGVINKSKTIAIFINQVREKIGVMFGNPETTPGGRALKFYSTVRIEVRRGEALKQGTDIVGNKTKIKVVKNKVAPPFRTAEVDIMYGEGISKEGEIIDIGSELDIVQKSGSWYSYNEERIGQGRENAKTFLRENPSIRLEIQQKIRAHYGLDGEKIVTEVDDDEQFELID; encoded by the coding sequence GTGACTGATCGTAAAGCGGCCTTAGAAATGGCGCTAAAACAGATTGAAAAGCAATTTGGTAAAGGCTCTATTATGAAAATGGGAGAGAAAACAGACACAAGAATTTTAACTAGTCCTAGCGGCTCACTAGCACTAGATTCAGCACTTGGAGTTGGCGGATACCCTAGAGGAAGAATTATTGAAATTTACGGACCAGAAAGCTCAGGTAAAACAACAGTTGCCTTACATGCTATTGCAGAAGTACAAGCTGCAGGTGGACAAGCAGCGTTTATCGACGCCGAGCATGCCCTGGATCCAGCATATGCACAAAAACTTGGAGTAAACATTGATGAGTTATTGCTATCCCAGCCAGACACTGGTGAACAAGCACTAGAAATCGCAGAGGCACTTGTACGAAGCGGTGCAATTGATATTCTAGTAGTCGATTCCGTTGCAGCATTAGTTCCAAAAGCAGAAATTGAAGGAGAAATGGGAGATTCTCATATGGGCCTTCAAGCCCGCTTGATGTCTCAAGCGCTCCGTAAACTTTCTGGTGTCATTAATAAATCAAAGACCATCGCAATCTTTATTAACCAGGTTCGTGAAAAAATTGGAGTTATGTTTGGAAATCCCGAGACAACTCCTGGTGGTCGTGCATTGAAATTCTACTCTACCGTACGTATTGAGGTGCGTCGTGGAGAAGCACTAAAGCAAGGTACTGATATAGTTGGAAACAAAACGAAGATTAAGGTCGTTAAGAATAAAGTTGCTCCTCCATTCCGTACAGCTGAAGTGGATATTATGTATGGTGAAGGAATTTCTAAAGAGGGCGAGATCATTGATATTGGCTCTGAATTAGATATCGTCCAAAAGAGCGGTTCTTGGTATTCATATAATGAGGAAAGAATCGGTCAAGGCCGCGAAAATGCAAAGACTTTCTTAAGAGAAAATCCAAGCATTCGTCTTGAAATTCAGCAAAAAATCCGTGCGCACTATGGATTAGACGGTGAAAAGATTGTCACTGAAGTCGATGATGATGAGCAATTTGAATTAATAGATTAA
- a CDS encoding TIGR00282 family metallophosphoesterase, protein MNLLFIGDVVGSPGRDMVKEYVPKIKEKYRPNFTIINGENAAGGRGITEKIYREFLGSGAQAVTLGNHSWDNKEIFEFIESAKNMVRPANFPEGTPGKGLVFFKVNDLEVAVINLQGRTFMPPLDCPFKKADELVEMAQKRTPFIFVDFHAEATSEKQAMGWYLDGRVSAVVGTHTHVQTADSRILPGGTGYLTDVGMTGPYDGILGMEREAVITKFLTSLPVRFEVPKAGRTQLSGVYMELDRKTGKSKKMERILINEDNPWYS, encoded by the coding sequence ATGAACTTATTATTTATTGGAGATGTTGTAGGCTCACCAGGCCGAGATATGGTGAAAGAGTATGTGCCAAAAATTAAAGAAAAATATAGACCAAATTTTACGATAATTAATGGTGAAAATGCTGCAGGAGGCAGAGGGATTACAGAAAAGATTTACCGGGAGTTTTTGGGTTCCGGCGCACAGGCTGTAACTCTTGGAAACCACTCCTGGGATAACAAGGAGATCTTTGAATTTATCGAATCGGCAAAGAATATGGTACGGCCGGCAAATTTCCCTGAAGGTACCCCAGGGAAAGGATTAGTATTCTTTAAGGTAAATGACCTAGAAGTAGCTGTCATCAATTTACAAGGGCGCACATTTATGCCGCCTCTAGATTGTCCTTTTAAAAAGGCGGATGAATTAGTGGAAATGGCACAGAAAAGAACACCATTTATTTTTGTGGATTTCCATGCAGAAGCAACAAGCGAAAAACAAGCAATGGGCTGGTATTTGGATGGAAGGGTTTCAGCTGTAGTTGGCACACATACACACGTTCAAACCGCTGATAGCCGTATCCTGCCAGGAGGCACAGGCTATTTAACGGATGTAGGGATGACAGGTCCATATGATGGAATTCTTGGTATGGAAAGGGAAGCAGTCATCACAAAATTCCTTACAAGCCTTCCTGTACGATTTGAAGTTCCTAAAGCGGGTAGAACCCAGCTTAGTGGAGTCTACATGGAACTTGACAGGAAAACTGGCAAGAGCAAAAAAATGGAAAGAATTTTAATAAATGAAGATAATCCTTGGTATTCTTAA
- the rny gene encoding ribonuclease Y, with product MEPITIISILLGIIVGAVVGYFVRKSIAEAKIAGAKNAAEQILEDAKRDADSLKKEALLEAKDEIHKLRTEAEREVRERRNELQKQENRLLQREENLDRKDESLNKREILLEKKDDSLNQRQQHIEQMESKVDELVRKQQTELERISSLTREEAKNIIIDKMEQELTYDTAIMIKESENRAKEEADKKAKEILSLAIQRCAADHVAETTVSVVNLPNDEMKGRIIGREGRNIRTLETLTGIDLIIDDTPEAVILSGFDPIRRETARLALEKLVQDGRIHPARIEEMVEKSRREVDEYIREVGEQTTFEVGVHGLHPDLIKILGRLKFRTSYGQNVLKHSMEVAQLSGLLAAELGEDETLARRAGLLHDIGKAIDHEVEGSHVEIGVELATKYKEHPVVINSIASHHGDTEPTSTISVLVAAADALSAARPGARSETLENYIRRLEKLEEISESYDGVEKSFAIQAGREVRIIVRPDAVDDLAAHRLARDIRKRIEEELDYPGHIKVTVIRETRAVEYAK from the coding sequence ATGGAACCTATTACTATCATCTCCATTTTGCTTGGCATTATCGTCGGTGCCGTTGTTGGCTATTTTGTTCGTAAATCCATTGCTGAGGCAAAAATAGCAGGTGCAAAGAATGCTGCAGAGCAGATTCTTGAAGATGCAAAGCGTGACGCTGATTCATTGAAGAAGGAAGCTTTGCTTGAGGCAAAGGATGAAATTCACAAGCTTCGTACAGAGGCCGAACGTGAGGTTCGTGAACGAAGAAATGAACTGCAAAAACAAGAAAACCGTTTACTGCAAAGAGAAGAGAATTTAGATCGAAAGGATGAATCGTTAAATAAACGAGAAATTCTATTAGAAAAGAAGGATGATTCTCTAAACCAAAGACAACAGCATATTGAACAGATGGAAAGCAAAGTGGACGAGTTGGTACGAAAACAACAAACTGAACTTGAACGAATTTCGAGTTTAACTCGTGAGGAAGCGAAGAACATCATTATCGATAAAATGGAGCAGGAATTAACCTATGACACTGCGATAATGATTAAGGAAAGTGAAAACCGCGCGAAAGAGGAAGCAGATAAGAAAGCGAAAGAAATTTTATCGCTAGCAATCCAGCGTTGCGCTGCTGACCATGTAGCGGAAACGACTGTATCTGTAGTCAACCTTCCAAATGATGAAATGAAGGGTCGTATTATTGGCCGTGAAGGAAGAAATATCCGAACACTAGAAACACTTACGGGAATTGATTTGATTATCGATGATACCCCAGAGGCAGTAATTCTATCAGGATTCGATCCAATTCGTCGTGAAACGGCTCGATTGGCGCTTGAAAAGTTAGTTCAAGACGGCCGTATCCATCCTGCACGTATTGAGGAAATGGTAGAAAAATCACGTCGTGAAGTGGATGAGTATATTCGTGAAGTGGGTGAACAAACGACCTTTGAAGTCGGTGTTCATGGATTACATCCGGATCTTATTAAAATCCTGGGACGCTTAAAGTTCCGTACAAGTTACGGACAAAATGTCCTAAAGCACTCTATGGAGGTAGCTCAGCTATCTGGCTTACTTGCAGCTGAACTTGGTGAGGATGAAACGCTGGCACGTCGTGCAGGGCTATTGCATGATATCGGAAAAGCAATTGACCATGAAGTGGAAGGAAGCCATGTTGAAATTGGGGTTGAACTTGCAACTAAATACAAGGAACACCCGGTGGTTATCAACAGTATTGCCTCACATCATGGTGATACGGAACCAACATCAACCATATCCGTTCTAGTGGCTGCTGCTGATGCGTTATCAGCCGCAAGACCTGGAGCACGTAGTGAAACTCTAGAAAACTATATTCGCCGCTTAGAAAAGCTGGAAGAGATTTCTGAGTCCTATGATGGTGTTGAGAAATCCTTCGCCATTCAAGCTGGACGTGAGGTGCGGATTATAGTTAGACCTGATGCAGTTGATGATTTAGCTGCACATCGTTTGGCTCGAGATATTCGGAAACGAATCGAAGAAGAGCTTGATTATCCAGGACATATTAAAGTGACAGTCATCCGTGAAACACGGGCTGTGGAATACGCAAAATAA
- a CDS encoding 2-oxoacid:acceptor oxidoreductase subunit alpha — protein MINQLSWKVGGQQGEGIESTGEIFAIALNRLGYYLYGYRHFSSRIKGGHTNNKIRVSTTEVRSISDDLDVLVAFDQETIDLNYKELHSKGVILADAKFTPKKPEDTQAALYAVPFTEIATELGTSLMKNMVAIGATSAVLNLDIHVFEEVVQEIFGKKGAQVVAKNMDAIKAGYDYMKKQLVDGIEIMELEKADGKKRMFMIGNDAIALGAVAAGCRFMAAYPITPASEIMEYLIKKLPALGGTVIQTEDEIAACTMAIGANYAGVRTITASAGPGLSLKMEAIGLSGITETPLVVVDTQRGGPSTGLPTKQEQSDLMAMIYGTHGEIPKIVMAPSTVEEAFYDTTEAFNLAEEYQCPVIVLTDLQLSLGKQTVEPLSMDKVEIRRGKLVTNEIPESENKAYFKRYEVTSDGVSPRVIPGMKNGIHHVTGVEHDETGKPSESAVNRNAQMDKRFRKIENIRFNTPVYKNAKHEDADILLVGFNSTRGVIEEAMVRLENEGMKVNHAHIRLIHPFPTDEVLPLVRSAKKVVVVENNATGQLANIMKMNVGHAEKIIKHLKYDGNPFLPHEVYTKCKELF, from the coding sequence ATGATCAATCAACTTTCGTGGAAAGTTGGCGGACAACAAGGGGAAGGTATTGAAAGTACAGGGGAAATATTTGCTATTGCATTGAATCGCCTCGGTTATTACTTGTATGGTTATCGTCACTTTTCATCTCGTATCAAAGGCGGTCATACAAACAACAAAATCAGAGTCAGCACGACAGAAGTTCGTTCAATCTCTGATGATCTTGATGTTCTTGTCGCTTTTGACCAAGAAACTATCGATTTAAACTACAAAGAGTTACACAGCAAAGGTGTAATACTTGCGGATGCAAAGTTCACGCCGAAGAAACCAGAAGATACACAAGCAGCATTGTATGCGGTTCCATTTACAGAAATTGCTACTGAATTAGGAACATCCCTAATGAAAAACATGGTAGCCATTGGTGCTACATCAGCTGTCTTGAATCTTGATATTCATGTTTTTGAAGAAGTAGTTCAAGAGATTTTTGGTAAAAAAGGTGCTCAAGTAGTTGCGAAAAACATGGATGCCATTAAAGCTGGATATGATTATATGAAGAAACAGCTTGTAGATGGCATTGAAATAATGGAACTTGAAAAAGCTGACGGCAAGAAGCGCATGTTCATGATTGGAAATGATGCTATTGCATTAGGAGCAGTTGCGGCTGGATGTCGTTTTATGGCTGCGTACCCAATAACACCAGCTTCTGAAATAATGGAATATTTAATTAAAAAGCTTCCTGCTCTTGGTGGTACGGTTATTCAAACGGAAGATGAAATTGCTGCCTGTACAATGGCAATTGGTGCTAACTATGCTGGTGTTCGTACAATTACGGCATCTGCTGGCCCAGGATTATCATTAAAAATGGAAGCAATTGGTCTCTCAGGTATAACTGAAACTCCGCTAGTTGTTGTTGATACACAGCGTGGCGGTCCATCTACAGGATTACCAACAAAGCAAGAACAGTCAGATTTAATGGCTATGATCTATGGAACACATGGAGAAATTCCTAAAATCGTTATGGCTCCTAGTACTGTAGAAGAGGCTTTCTATGATACAACTGAGGCATTTAACCTTGCTGAAGAATATCAATGTCCTGTAATTGTTCTTACAGACCTTCAACTATCTTTAGGTAAGCAGACAGTTGAACCTTTAAGTATGGATAAAGTAGAAATCAGACGTGGAAAGCTTGTTACAAATGAAATTCCTGAAAGTGAAAACAAAGCATATTTCAAACGTTATGAAGTGACGTCTGATGGAGTTTCTCCACGTGTCATCCCTGGTATGAAAAATGGTATTCACCATGTAACAGGTGTTGAACATGATGAAACAGGAAAACCTTCTGAATCGGCTGTAAATAGGAACGCTCAAATGGACAAGCGATTCCGTAAAATAGAAAATATTCGTTTCAATACACCAGTGTATAAAAACGCTAAGCATGAAGATGCTGACATTTTATTAGTTGGTTTTAATTCAACTAGAGGTGTAATTGAGGAAGCTATGGTTCGTTTAGAAAATGAAGGAATGAAAGTGAATCACGCTCATATTCGTTTGATACACCCATTCCCAACGGACGAAGTACTACCACTTGTTCGTTCAGCAAAGAAAGTAGTGGTTGTTGAAAACAATGCTACTGGTCAATTGGCAAACATTATGAAAATGAATGTTGGGCATGCTGAAAAGATTATTAAACATTTAAAATATGACGGTAATCCGTTCCTACCACACGAAGTATATACAAAATGTAAGGAGTTGTTCTAA